The following coding sequences lie in one Pan paniscus chromosome X, NHGRI_mPanPan1-v2.0_pri, whole genome shotgun sequence genomic window:
- the LOC100978544 gene encoding LOW QUALITY PROTEIN: AP-2 complex subunit beta-like (The sequence of the model RefSeq protein was modified relative to this genomic sequence to represent the inferred CDS: inserted 4 bases in 3 codons; substituted 1 base at 1 genomic stop codon) translates to MTDSKYFTTNKKAEIFELKAELNNEKKEKRKEAVKKVIAVITVGKDVSSVFPDIVNCMQTDNLKLKKLVYLYLMNYAKSQPDMAIIAVNSFVKDCEDPNLLIRALAVRTMGCIWVDKITEYLSEPLLKCLEDEDPYVRKTAAVCVAKLHDINAQMVEDQGFLDSLWGLIADSNPMVVANAVAALSEISESHPNSNLLNLNTQNINKLRTALNKCTEXGQIFMLDCLSNYNPKNDRKAQSICERVTPQLSHANSAVVLSAVKVLMKFLELLSKDSDYYNMLLKKLAPPLVTLMSGESEVQYASLRNINLIVQKRPEILKQEIKVFFVKYNDPIYIKLEKLDIRIHLASQANIAQVLAELKEYATEVNVDFVRKAVWATGRCAIKVEQSAEHCVSTLLDLIKTKVNYVVQEVIVVRDIFRKYSNKYESIIATLCENLDLLDEPDARSAMIWIVGEXAERIDNADELLESFLEGFHDENTQVQLTLLTAIMKLFLKKPXKTQELVQQMLNLATQDSDNPDLGERGYTYWALLSADPVKAKEVVVSEKPLISQETELIEPTALEELICHIGSLASVYHKPSNAFVEGSHGIHRKHLPIHHGSTDAGDSPVGTTTATNLEQPQVIPPQGDLLGSLLNLDLSLPVNVPQVSSMQMGAVDLLGGGLDSLVGQSFIPSSVPATFAPSPTPAVVRSGLNDLFALSTGIGMAPGGYVAPKAVWLPSVKAKGLEISGTFTHRQGHIYMEMNFTNKALQHRMDFGIQFNXGVIPSTPLAIHTPLMPNQSIDVSLPLNTLGPVMKMEPLNNLQVAVKNNIDVFYFSCLSPLNVLFVEDGKMEHQVFLATWKNIPNENELQFQIKECHLNADAVSSELQNNVYTIAKRNVEGQDILYQSLKLTNGIWILAELRMQPGNPNYTLSRKCRAPEVSQYIYQVHNSILKN, encoded by the exons ATGACTGACTCCAAGTATTTCACAACcaataaaaaagcagaaatatttgAACTAAAAGCTGAactcaacaatgaaaagaaagaaaagagaaaggaggctGTGAAGAAAGTGATTGCTGTTATTACCGTGGGGAAGGATGTTAGTTCTGTCTTTCCAGACATAGTGAACTGTATGCAGACTGACAATCTGAAACTAAAGAAGCTTGTGTATCTCTACTTGATGAACTATGCCAAGAGTCAGCCAGACATGGCCATCATAGCTGTAAATAGCTTTGTGAAGGACTGTGAAGATCCTAATCTTTTGATTCGAGCCTTGGCAGTCAGAACCATGGGGTGCATCTGGGTAGACAAAATTACAGAATATCTCTCTGAGCCCCTCCTCAAGTGCTTAGAGGATGAGGATCCCTATGTTCGGAAAACAGCAGCAGTATGCGTGGCAAAACTCCACGATATCAACGCCCAAATGGTGGAAGATCAGGGATTTTTGGATTCTCTATGGGGTCTCATAGCAGATTCAAATCCAATGGTGGTGGCTAATGCTGTAGCAGCATTATCTGAAATCAGTGAGTCTCACCCAAACAGCAACTTACTCAATCTGAACACACAGAACATTAATAAGCTGCGGACAGCCCTGAATAAGTGCACTG GGGGCCAGATTTTCATGCTGGACTGCCTGTCTAATTACAACCCTAAAAATGATCGGAAGGCTCAGAGCATCTGTGAGCGGGTAACTCCCCAGCTATCCCATGCCAACTCAGCAGTGGTGCTTTCAGCGGTAAAAGTACTAATGAAGTTTCTAGAATTGTTATCTAAGGATTCTGACTACTACAATATGCTGCTGAAGAAGTTAGCCCCTCCACTTGTCACTTTGATGTCTGGGGAGTCAGAAGTGCAGTATGCCTCCCTGAGGAACATCAACTTAATTGTCCAGAAAAGGCCTGAAATCTTGAAGCAGGAAATCAAAGTCTTCTTTGTGAAGTACAATGATCCCATCTATATTAAACTAGAGAAGTTGGACATCAGGATTCATTTGGCATCACAAGCCAACATTGCTCAGGTTCTGGCAGAACTGAAGGAATATGCCACAGAGGTGAATGTTGACTTTGTTCGAAAAGCTGTGTGGGCCACTGGACGGTGTGCCATCAAGGTGGAGCAATCTGCAGAGCACTGTGTAAGCACATTGCTTGATCTAATCAAGACCAAAGTGAATTATGTGGTCCAAGAAGTGATTGTTGTCAGGGACATCTTCCGCAAATACTCCAACAAGTATGAAAGTATCATTGCCACTCTATGTGAGAACTTAGACTTGCTGGATGAGCCAGATGCTCGATCGGCTATGATTTGGATTGTGGGAGAATAAGCTGAAAGAATTGACAATGCAGATGAGTTACTAGAAAGCTTCCTGGAGggttttcatgatgaaaacacccaGGTGCAGCTCACTCTGCTTACTGCCATAATGAAGCTGTTTCTCAAGAAAC CCAAAACACAGGAGCTAGTCCAGCAGATGTTGAATTTGGCAACACAGGATTCTGATAATCCTGACCTTGGAGAACGGGGCTATACTTATTGGGCTCTTCTCTCAGCTGACCCTGTCAAGGCTAAAGAAGTAGTCGTGTCTGAGAAGCCACTGATCTCTCAGGAGACGGAACTTATTGAGCCAACTGCGTTGGAGGAGCTAATCTGCCACATTGGTTCTTTGGCCTCTGTGTATCATAAGCCTTCCAATGCTTTTGTGGAAGGAAGTCATGGAATCCATCGTAAACACTTGCCAATTCATCATGGGAGCACTGACGCAGGTGACAGCCCTGTTGGCACCACCACCGCAACGAACCTGGAACAGCCTCAGGTTATCCCCCCTCAAGGTGATCTTCTGGGGAGTCTTTTAAACCTTGACCTCAGTCTCCCAGTCAATGTGCCACAGGTGTCCTCCATGCAGATGGGAGCAGTGGATCTCCTAGGAGGAGGACTAGATAGTCTGGTGGGACAATCCTTCATCCCATCATCGGTGCCTGCAACCTTTGCTCCTTCACCTACACCTGCTGTGGTCAGAAGTGGACTGAATGACCTGTTTGCACTCTCCACAGGGATAGGCATGGCACCTGGTGGGTATGTGGCTCCTAAGGCTGTCTGGCTACCTTCAGTAAAGGCTAAAGGCTTGGAGATTTCAGGAACATTTACTCACCGTCAAGGGCACATCTATATGGAAATGAACTTCACCAATAAAGCTCTGCAGCATAGGATGGATTTTGGAATCCAGTTTAA TGGTGTCATCCCCAGCACTCCTCTGGCCATCCATACACCACTGATGCCAAACCAGAGCATTGATGTCTCCCTGCCTCTCAACACCTTGGGCCCAGTCATGAAGATGGAACCTCTGAATAACCTGCAGGTGGCTGTGAAAAACAATATCGATGTCTTCTACTTCAGCTGCCTCAGCCCACTCAATGTGCTTTTTGTAGAAGATGGCAAAATGGAGCACCAGGTCTTCCTTGCAACATGGAAGAATATTCCCAATGAAAATGAACTTCAGTTTCAGATTAAGGAATGTCATTTAAATGCTGACGCTGTCTCCAGCGAGTTGCAAAACAATGTTTATACCATTGCCAAGAGGAATGTGGAAGGGCAGGACATTCTGTACCAATCCCTGAAGCTCACTAATGGCATTTGGATTTTGGCCGAGCTACGTATGCAGCCAGGAAACCCCAATTATACACTGTCACGGAAGTGTAGAGCTCCTGAAGTCTCTCAATACATCTATCAGGTCCACAACAGCATTTTGAAAAACTAA